From a region of the Desulfovibrio sp. genome:
- a CDS encoding adenosylcobinamide-GDP ribazoletransferase, which produces MSLTTVATWPGRFHDALAFLTRLIPPRTNCTAASLTAAVPFFAPVGLVVGALCTVAAVAALWAFDKPEYGFAGHCLAAAIAAWVWILCEIWSTRGLHWDGLSDLGDATGSGAVGEKFWTILRDSRLGAFGALHLLAAFSGLWISLTAHLAQGQWIALALAPAWGRAACIWLAAYSVPYEQRSLGGLACAGSTPQLARWQILLAAGMVVLVFVTSSCPFWRLPLLGLGQFVLVHSMIDKTRLHGGVSGDFLGACIQWSQLWFLLVTV; this is translated from the coding sequence GTGTCCCTCACTACCGTTGCCACATGGCCAGGGCGCTTTCATGATGCCCTGGCTTTTCTTACCCGGCTCATTCCCCCCCGCACAAACTGCACTGCCGCTTCGCTCACAGCCGCCGTGCCTTTTTTTGCTCCTGTGGGGCTAGTAGTCGGCGCCCTGTGCACGGTGGCAGCAGTTGCCGCTTTGTGGGCGTTTGACAAGCCAGAGTATGGCTTTGCCGGGCATTGCCTTGCAGCTGCCATTGCTGCCTGGGTATGGATACTGTGCGAAATATGGTCTACACGCGGCCTGCACTGGGACGGGCTCTCCGATCTTGGCGATGCTACCGGTAGCGGAGCCGTTGGCGAGAAATTTTGGACCATCCTGCGCGACAGCCGTCTTGGTGCTTTTGGCGCGCTGCACCTGCTGGCGGCATTCAGCGGCCTGTGGATAAGCCTTACAGCGCATCTGGCACAAGGCCAGTGGATTGCGCTTGCGCTTGCCCCGGCCTGGGGCCGTGCCGCCTGCATCTGGCTTGCCGCATACAGTGTACCGTATGAACAGCGATCGCTTGGCGGGCTTGCGTGCGCGGGCTCAACGCCGCAGCTGGCTCGCTGGCAGATTTTGCTGGCCGCAGGTATGGTTGTGCTCGTGTTCGTGACCAGCAGCTGCCCTTTCTGGCGCTTACCCCTGCTGGGTCTCGGGCAGTTTGTGCTCGTACACAGCATGATCGATAAAACCCGCTTGCATGGTGGCGTTTCTGGCGATTTTCTTGGTGCGTGCATCCAGTGGAGCCAGTTGTGGTTCCTGCTGGTTACAGTGTAA
- the atpE gene encoding ATP synthase F0 subunit C, with protein sequence MRKFLMIALNTVALLGMASMAFAANQLDASALGYTCLAAALGIGIAAFGCGIGMGLGLKGACEGVARNPDVSGKITGTMILAFAFIESLAIYALVISFILLYANPYA encoded by the coding sequence ATGCGTAAGTTTCTGATGATCGCCCTGAACACCGTGGCCCTTCTCGGCATGGCCAGCATGGCTTTCGCCGCCAACCAGCTCGACGCCTCGGCCCTGGGCTACACCTGCTTGGCCGCCGCCCTTGGCATCGGCATTGCCGCTTTCGGTTGCGGCATCGGTATGGGTCTTGGTCTGAAGGGCGCCTGCGAAGGCGTTGCCCGCAACCCTGACGTTAGCGGCAAGATCACCGGTACCATGATTCTGGCCTTCGCCTTCATCGAATCGCTGGCCATTTACGCCCTGGTTATCAGCTTCATCCTGCTGTACGCCAACCCCTACGCGTAA
- a CDS encoding IMP cyclohydrolase: protein MSDLKSMYSTVHKDAFPDTMTIILGDEKLVYQKRTWTLDNEEKGLRYGENPDQPAALYALKEGSITCGGLTWRGPGNGIVSALTEVQMIQAGKHPGKTNLTDVDNGANILQYLTERPAAVILKHNNPSGAAWSNDGVAAALEKAFWCDRIAAFGGAVVVNRPFTREAAEIVAANYFEVVAAPAFEEGVVEILKGRKNLRIMELPGLGRLEELTSSAFLDIKSLADGGIIVQKSFVNRILEDGDFLPATATTKDGLSVSARAPSKQELDDLRFAWAVEAGVTSNSVIFVRDGATLAIGTGEQDRVGCVELAIHKAHTKYADTLAFRELGLSLYELKEKAANDAGMAAKLADIESRTEASHGGLAGSALVSDGFFPFRDGVDVAVAQGVAAIAQPGGSMRDAEVIVACNEAKPQVAMVFTGQRSFKH, encoded by the coding sequence ATGTCGGATCTCAAGTCCATGTACAGCACCGTCCACAAGGACGCTTTCCCTGACACCATGACCATCATTCTGGGCGATGAAAAACTCGTGTACCAAAAGCGCACCTGGACGCTGGACAACGAGGAAAAAGGCCTGCGCTACGGTGAAAACCCCGATCAGCCTGCAGCCCTCTACGCTCTTAAGGAAGGCTCCATCACCTGCGGCGGTCTGACCTGGCGTGGCCCCGGCAACGGCATTGTTTCGGCCCTCACCGAGGTCCAGATGATTCAGGCTGGCAAGCATCCCGGCAAGACCAACCTCACCGACGTGGACAACGGGGCCAATATTCTGCAGTACCTCACCGAGCGCCCTGCGGCGGTGATTCTGAAGCACAACAACCCCAGCGGCGCGGCCTGGAGCAACGACGGCGTTGCCGCAGCTCTCGAAAAGGCCTTTTGGTGCGACCGCATCGCCGCCTTTGGCGGGGCCGTGGTGGTCAACCGCCCCTTCACCCGCGAAGCCGCAGAGATTGTTGCCGCCAACTACTTTGAAGTGGTGGCCGCCCCTGCCTTTGAAGAAGGCGTGGTGGAAATTCTCAAGGGGCGCAAAAACCTGCGCATCATGGAACTGCCTGGGCTTGGCCGTCTTGAAGAGCTGACCAGTTCTGCCTTCCTTGACATCAAGAGCCTGGCCGACGGCGGCATCATTGTGCAAAAATCGTTTGTGAACCGCATTCTCGAAGATGGCGATTTTCTACCCGCCACCGCCACCACCAAGGACGGTCTCTCTGTGTCTGCCCGTGCTCCCAGCAAGCAGGAACTGGACGACCTGCGTTTTGCCTGGGCCGTGGAAGCCGGTGTGACCTCAAACTCGGTAATTTTTGTGCGCGACGGCGCCACCCTTGCCATCGGCACGGGCGAGCAGGACCGGGTTGGCTGCGTGGAGCTGGCCATTCACAAGGCCCACACCAAGTATGCCGACACGCTGGCCTTCCGCGAACTGGGCCTGTCGCTTTACGAGCTTAAGGAAAAGGCCGCAAACGATGCGGGTATGGCCGCCAAGCTGGCCGATATCGAAAGCCGTACCGAAGCTTCGCACGGCGGCCTGGCTGGTTCCGCCCTGGTGTCTGACGGTTTCTTCCCCTTCCGTGACGGCGTTGACGTGGCCGTTGCCCAGGGCGTTGCGGCCATTGCCCAGCCCGGCGGCTCCATGCGCGATGCGGAAGTGATCGTGGCCTGCAACGAGGCCAAGCCCCAGGTTGCCATGGTGTTTACGGGGCAGCGTTCCTTCAAGCACTAA
- a CDS encoding nitroreductase family protein: MDFKALAEAARTCRRFYEDQPLAITDLEWLVDCARLAPSAKNGQELRFVLVGNGETCQKLFALTRWAGALKDWGGPHPGERPTAFVAILMPQSGKDLTCMDVGIAAQTMQLAATSRGWGCCMIQSFDHQAAPALLNVPQDMKIALVLGLGLAKETRVVASMPESGATTYWRDAEGVHHVPKRSLDDLIIARY, translated from the coding sequence ATGGATTTCAAAGCTCTAGCTGAAGCAGCCCGCACCTGCCGCCGTTTTTACGAAGATCAGCCTCTTGCCATCACTGATCTTGAATGGCTTGTGGACTGCGCCCGCCTTGCCCCCTCTGCCAAGAACGGGCAGGAGCTGCGCTTCGTGCTGGTCGGCAATGGCGAAACCTGCCAAAAACTGTTTGCCCTCACCCGCTGGGCAGGCGCTTTGAAAGACTGGGGCGGCCCGCACCCCGGTGAACGCCCCACAGCCTTTGTGGCTATTCTCATGCCCCAGTCCGGCAAGGATCTGACCTGCATGGACGTGGGCATTGCCGCCCAGACAATGCAGCTTGCCGCCACCAGCCGTGGCTGGGGTTGCTGCATGATCCAGTCTTTTGACCATCAAGCCGCACCTGCCCTGCTCAATGTGCCGCAAGACATGAAAATTGCTCTTGTGCTTGGCCTTGGCCTTGCCAAGGAAACCCGCGTTGTCGCCAGCATGCCTGAAAGCGGCGCAACCACCTACTGGCGCGACGCTGAAGGCGTGCACCATGTGCCAAAGCGCAGCCTTGATGATCTGATCATCGCCCGCTACTAG
- a CDS encoding redox-sensing transcriptional repressor Rex, with protein sequence MVNPPKSKHIPRATIQRLATYVQVLENFSRDNVEVISSNPLAEACGVNGSQVRKDLAYFGEFGIRGVGYHVKSLIAAITSSLGVDREWRMALIGVGNLGKAILNHGEFRSRGFNIVGIFDCDPFKIGEIVHGLEVHCTRDLKDMVTDLNIEIGIITTPPERAQRAAQHLMDAGITSILNFAPSRIKVPDRINVEYVDFFHHLYALAFNHPQTR encoded by the coding sequence ATGGTCAACCCACCCAAGAGCAAACACATTCCCAGAGCAACAATCCAGCGCCTCGCAACCTACGTGCAGGTGCTTGAAAATTTTTCTCGCGATAATGTCGAGGTTATTTCCTCGAATCCCCTTGCTGAAGCTTGCGGCGTCAACGGCTCGCAGGTTCGCAAAGACCTCGCCTACTTTGGCGAATTCGGCATTCGCGGGGTCGGCTATCATGTAAAGTCACTCATTGCCGCCATCACCTCGTCGTTGGGTGTTGACCGCGAATGGCGCATGGCCCTTATCGGCGTGGGTAACCTTGGTAAGGCTATACTCAACCACGGCGAATTCCGTTCCCGCGGGTTCAACATCGTGGGCATCTTTGACTGCGACCCGTTCAAAATCGGCGAAATTGTCCACGGTCTTGAAGTGCACTGCACCCGCGATCTCAAGGACATGGTGACCGACCTCAATATTGAAATCGGCATCATTACCACGCCACCGGAAAGGGCGCAGCGCGCCGCCCAGCACCTGATGGACGCAGGCATCACCTCCATTCTCAACTTTGCTCCTTCGCGCATCAAGGTACCGGACAGAATCAACGTGGAATACGTGGACTTCTTCCATCACCTGTACGCTCTGGCTTTCAATCACCCGCAAACCCGCTAA
- a CDS encoding adenylosuccinate synthase encodes MANTVIIGAQWGDEGKGKIVDMLSAQSRVIVRFQGGNNAGHTIKVQGEETILHLIPSGILHENKICLIGNGVVLDPHVFLEEVDHLAARGIDVSPARLGISKKTHLIMPYHKSLDQAREAKRAGHKIGTTGRGIGPCYEDKAARVGLRAGDLADPDLVRAKVAHALQEKNVLLRDLYKFDTLDEAAVCEDLLALAPRLLPYLTEVEERLQEVQAENGDILFEGAQGIHLDIDHGTYPFVTSSNTVAGNAAAGCGIAPSALHRIVGIVKAYTTRVGSGPFPTELLDDTGSYLRTQGHEFGATTGRPRRCGWLDAVVLRESVRLNGLTDIALTKLDVLQNLPVLKICVAYEYKGKRLSYLPQEECSLGDVTPIYEEMSGFEEDITQCATYEALPATVRAYIARIEELTGVKVSLVSVGADRRQTIVR; translated from the coding sequence ATGGCGAATACGGTCATCATCGGAGCTCAGTGGGGCGACGAGGGCAAGGGCAAGATTGTAGACATGCTGAGCGCCCAGAGCCGCGTTATTGTTCGCTTTCAGGGCGGCAACAACGCTGGACACACCATCAAGGTGCAGGGCGAAGAAACCATTCTTCACCTTATTCCCTCTGGCATTCTGCACGAAAACAAGATCTGCCTCATCGGCAACGGTGTTGTGCTCGACCCGCACGTGTTTCTTGAAGAAGTGGATCATCTTGCCGCCAGGGGCATCGACGTTTCGCCCGCCCGCCTTGGCATCAGCAAAAAAACCCACCTCATCATGCCGTACCACAAAAGCCTTGATCAGGCCCGCGAAGCCAAGCGCGCAGGCCACAAGATAGGCACCACCGGCCGTGGCATCGGCCCCTGCTACGAAGACAAGGCCGCCCGAGTGGGGCTGCGCGCAGGCGATCTGGCCGACCCCGATCTGGTACGCGCCAAGGTTGCCCACGCCCTGCAGGAAAAAAATGTTCTGCTGCGCGACCTGTACAAGTTCGACACGCTGGATGAAGCCGCCGTGTGCGAAGACCTGCTGGCCCTTGCCCCGCGCCTGCTGCCCTACCTCACCGAGGTGGAAGAGCGCCTTCAGGAAGTTCAGGCCGAAAACGGCGATATCCTTTTTGAAGGTGCCCAGGGCATCCACCTGGATATCGACCACGGCACGTATCCCTTTGTTACCTCGTCCAACACTGTGGCTGGCAACGCCGCCGCTGGTTGCGGCATCGCTCCCTCGGCCCTGCACCGCATTGTGGGCATCGTTAAGGCCTATACCACCCGCGTTGGTTCCGGCCCCTTCCCCACAGAACTGCTGGATGACACGGGCAGCTACCTGCGCACCCAGGGGCACGAATTTGGCGCCACCACGGGTCGCCCCCGCCGCTGCGGCTGGCTTGACGCTGTGGTGCTGCGCGAGAGCGTGCGCCTCAACGGGCTTACCGACATCGCCCTGACCAAGCTTGATGTGCTGCAGAACCTGCCGGTGCTGAAGATATGCGTTGCCTACGAATACAAGGGCAAGCGTCTCAGCTACCTGCCGCAGGAAGAATGCTCGCTTGGTGACGTAACGCCCATTTACGAAGAAATGTCGGGCTTCGAAGAAGACATTACCCAGTGCGCGACCTACGAAGCTCTGCCCGCCACCGTGCGCGCCTACATTGCGCGTATCGAAGAGCTGACAGGCGTGAAGGTTTCGCTGGTTTCGGTGGGCGCAGACCGCCGCCAGACCATAGTGCGATAG
- a CDS encoding DNA polymerase III subunit delta' has product MDTLLPAIAHADFDRLKAVLDNLGAVPPQVLLLEGGSEAQRMDTARYWAARINCPTAGATGTPCLACPSCQQIAAGEHLDLAAYDGRISNREDEENPGPVRAFNMERVRELKVRLRDAPHGQGRRVVLLMGLSLTRDEASNALLKALEEPSNTTVFVLLAPQREQLLPTLVSRSFCLTLPWPDCHADDPDMQPWEDALAQFLVHGQGFFDKVAGKGAIDASGATRLLLCCQKAMSRILSNSHNPSRPLDAALVLLQGKGRAAACQWFAEAQEALNYGVTPARVLEALAARLFALRRMSG; this is encoded by the coding sequence ATGGACACCCTGCTGCCCGCCATAGCCCATGCAGACTTCGACCGGCTCAAGGCCGTGCTCGACAATCTGGGTGCGGTCCCGCCGCAGGTGCTGCTGCTTGAGGGCGGCAGCGAGGCCCAGCGCATGGATACGGCTCGTTACTGGGCCGCGCGCATCAACTGCCCCACGGCTGGCGCAACAGGCACTCCCTGCCTTGCGTGCCCCTCGTGCCAGCAGATAGCCGCAGGTGAACACCTTGACCTGGCCGCCTACGATGGTCGCATAAGCAACCGGGAAGACGAAGAAAACCCTGGCCCTGTCCGTGCTTTCAACATGGAGCGCGTGCGCGAACTCAAGGTTCGGCTGCGCGATGCTCCGCACGGACAGGGACGCAGGGTTGTACTGCTTATGGGGCTCAGCCTCACCCGCGACGAAGCCTCCAACGCCCTTCTCAAGGCGCTTGAAGAACCCTCGAATACCACGGTTTTTGTGCTGCTTGCCCCGCAACGCGAGCAGCTCTTGCCCACCCTTGTTTCCCGCTCATTCTGCCTGACCCTGCCCTGGCCCGACTGCCACGCCGACGACCCGGACATGCAGCCCTGGGAAGACGCACTTGCGCAATTTCTCGTTCACGGGCAAGGTTTTTTTGACAAGGTAGCGGGCAAGGGAGCCATTGACGCAAGCGGTGCAACCCGCTTGCTTCTCTGTTGCCAAAAAGCAATGAGCAGAATTCTGTCAAACAGCCACAATCCGTCGCGCCCGCTCGATGCGGCGCTTGTACTGCTGCAAGGCAAAGGCCGTGCGGCGGCTTGCCAGTGGTTTGCCGAAGCCCAGGAAGCCCTCAACTACGGGGTGACACCAGCCAGGGTTCTGGAAGCCCTGGCGGCACGGCTGTTCGCCCTGCGACGGATGTCGGGTTAA
- a CDS encoding AtpZ/AtpI family protein, which yields MSFKDFLKQQQTGMEAMANTGVIGLHLVSGPAVGFAIGYGIDHWFGTGPWGKLVFLFIGIAAGFLNVYRDTQALLRKMAAQDARRKGLVPEQQNETPPTGQGKKNSRAQTETDDTQP from the coding sequence ATGTCGTTCAAGGATTTTCTTAAGCAGCAGCAAACCGGAATGGAAGCCATGGCCAACACAGGGGTCATTGGCCTGCATCTGGTGAGCGGCCCCGCAGTCGGGTTTGCCATTGGCTATGGAATAGACCACTGGTTTGGAACCGGCCCTTGGGGAAAGCTGGTTTTTCTGTTCATCGGCATTGCGGCAGGTTTTTTGAACGTGTACCGCGACACCCAGGCGCTGCTGCGCAAAATGGCAGCACAGGACGCCCGCCGAAAAGGCCTTGTGCCAGAACAGCAAAACGAAACGCCCCCAACGGGGCAAGGCAAGAAAAACAGCCGTGCTCAGACTGAAACAGATGATACACAGCCTTGA
- the atpB gene encoding F0F1 ATP synthase subunit A, which produces MAGGLPHPVLLSTFMGMDEIAIGGKMVEFKHVFYSWVCMAILFTVALIMRRRLTMVPGGLQNFFEALVDTIENFILATMGDHGRKFVGLLAGMFIYIFGMNLMGLVPGFDAPTANLNTTVCMAVFVLVFYNAVGLIRWKAHYIHHFTGPSKVLIPLMFPLEVVSHLSRPVSLSLRLFGNIRGEEIVMVLFFVMAPILGTLPIYALFLLGKTMQAFVFFMLTMFYIKGALEAPEH; this is translated from the coding sequence ATGGCAGGTGGTTTGCCGCATCCGGTATTGCTCTCCACATTTATGGGCATGGACGAGATCGCCATCGGTGGAAAGATGGTGGAATTCAAGCATGTGTTCTACTCCTGGGTCTGTATGGCCATTTTGTTCACCGTCGCGTTGATTATGCGCCGTCGGCTGACCATGGTTCCCGGAGGCCTGCAAAACTTTTTCGAAGCCTTGGTGGACACCATCGAGAACTTCATCCTAGCCACCATGGGCGATCACGGACGCAAGTTCGTTGGCCTTCTGGCTGGCATGTTCATCTACATTTTTGGCATGAACCTGATGGGTCTTGTGCCCGGCTTTGACGCCCCCACGGCCAACCTTAACACCACCGTGTGCATGGCTGTATTCGTGCTGGTGTTCTACAACGCTGTAGGCCTGATTCGCTGGAAGGCGCACTACATCCATCATTTCACCGGCCCCTCCAAGGTGCTCATTCCGCTCATGTTTCCGCTTGAAGTGGTTTCGCACCTGTCGCGCCCGGTTTCTCTCTCTCTCCGTCTTTTCGGTAACATCCGCGGTGAAGAAATCGTTATGGTGCTGTTCTTCGTAATGGCTCCCATACTCGGCACCCTGCCCATCTACGCCCTCTTCCTCTTGGGCAAGACCATGCAGGCTTTCGTGTTCTTCATGCTGACCATGTTCTACATCAAGGGCGCGCTTGAAGCTCCCGAGCATTAG
- a CDS encoding cobyrinate a,c-diamide synthase, whose amino-acid sequence MLQSFLPSTICDASSHAQSVRMPRFCVSALSGGGGKTLLSLGLTHALAAQGHTVKAFKKGPDYIDAAWLSMASGRPATNLDPYMLRPEQLKALFVHAMYKTQAQTGSLEVLGVIEGNRGLFDGMDVAGSCSTAELARMLACPIILSINCTKMTRTTAALVHGMTTFEPGLKFAGVVLNQVGTTRQEDLLRKVVEEYTDVRVLGVLPRLKENPLPERHMGIASCGDALSSQARAVLETLGSFVGQHVNLDDVMAAARAADAAADVPEASSAAEAAEQFWSVTVPAQAGCAPAPDSAEPRPRIAYVRDSALWFYYEENLEALERAGADLVRLEIVGPNAGQWPVLRGSALQAAVGEIDGLYLGGGFPEDCAETLSASPHLRELAAWSDAGLPIYAECGGFMLLSQGIERDGRLWPMSGIFPVVAQFCPKPQGLGYVRGTVTADNPFYPQGMEILGHEFHYSRCRWEGSAPAHGMILRKGQGMGQGVDVAGTGSDAAKKVQNIDGLLQKNVWASYTHIFAPAISCWASNFVAAARHFAMGAASRRNL is encoded by the coding sequence ATGCTGCAATCCTTTCTGCCTTCCACAATATGTGACGCTTCAAGCCACGCCCAGAGCGTGCGCATGCCCCGGTTCTGCGTATCGGCTCTTTCGGGCGGCGGCGGTAAAACCCTGCTTTCTCTTGGGCTTACTCATGCACTGGCTGCGCAGGGGCATACGGTCAAGGCTTTCAAAAAAGGGCCGGATTATATTGACGCCGCCTGGCTCTCCATGGCCTCTGGCAGACCGGCCACAAATCTTGATCCCTACATGCTGCGGCCAGAACAGCTCAAGGCTCTTTTTGTACACGCCATGTACAAGACGCAGGCGCAAACAGGCAGCCTGGAAGTGCTGGGGGTGATTGAGGGTAACCGGGGGCTCTTTGACGGTATGGATGTGGCCGGTTCGTGTTCGACCGCAGAGCTTGCCCGCATGCTTGCATGCCCGATCATTCTCAGCATCAACTGCACCAAGATGACCCGCACAACGGCGGCCTTGGTGCACGGCATGACAACCTTTGAACCGGGTTTGAAGTTTGCGGGGGTTGTGCTCAATCAGGTGGGTACCACCCGGCAGGAAGATCTGCTGCGCAAGGTTGTTGAAGAATACACTGACGTGCGCGTTCTGGGCGTGCTGCCGCGTCTGAAAGAAAATCCCCTGCCTGAACGTCATATGGGGATTGCATCGTGCGGAGACGCGCTTTCTTCACAGGCCCGCGCGGTACTTGAAACGCTGGGCAGTTTTGTGGGGCAGCACGTCAACCTTGATGACGTAATGGCCGCCGCACGCGCGGCTGATGCAGCGGCTGACGTCCCAGAGGCGAGCTCTGCGGCAGAAGCGGCAGAACAGTTCTGGTCTGTTACCGTGCCCGCACAAGCAGGCTGCGCGCCAGCGCCTGATTCTGCCGAGCCGCGTCCGCGCATCGCCTATGTGCGCGACAGCGCCCTGTGGTTTTATTACGAAGAAAATCTTGAAGCCCTGGAGCGTGCCGGGGCTGATCTTGTGCGGCTGGAGATTGTTGGCCCCAACGCAGGCCAGTGGCCAGTGCTGCGGGGCAGTGCACTGCAGGCGGCGGTCGGCGAGATCGACGGCCTGTATCTTGGCGGCGGTTTTCCCGAAGACTGCGCAGAAACCCTCAGCGCTTCACCGCATCTGCGCGAGCTTGCAGCCTGGTCAGATGCCGGTTTGCCCATCTATGCGGAATGCGGCGGTTTTATGCTGCTTTCGCAGGGTATTGAACGTGATGGCAGATTGTGGCCCATGAGCGGTATATTCCCCGTAGTGGCGCAGTTTTGCCCAAAACCGCAGGGGTTGGGCTACGTGCGGGGAACCGTAACCGCCGACAATCCGTTTTATCCGCAGGGCATGGAAATTCTGGGCCACGAATTTCATTATTCGCGCTGCCGCTGGGAAGGCTCCGCGCCCGCGCATGGCATGATTCTGCGCAAGGGGCAGGGCATGGGGCAGGGCGTGGATGTGGCTGGCACAGGCTCTGATGCCGCGAAAAAAGTTCAAAATATTGATGGCTTGTTGCAAAAAAATGTATGGGCCTCGTATACGCATATTTTTGCTCCGGCCATTTCCTGCTGGGCCTCTAACTTTGTTGCGGCGGCCCGGCACTTCGCCATGGGCGCAGCGAGCCGGAGGAATCTGTGA
- a CDS encoding glycosyltransferase family 2 protein has protein sequence MHDSNCISVIIPVWNLWDMTEACLRSLAAHSAGENMQVVVVDNHSTDATAAELAPLGESLFGTSFKAVRMDENVGFARGCNAGARAADGELLFFLNNDTTLTPHWLPPLREAMTDPRVGAVGPLLLYPDGTVQHCGIYVTPFNTVGHLYENLPGTFAAARKNHPLQAITGAAILLRKTDFEDCGAFHEAYHNGFEDIDLCFTLRARGQKLRVEGRSVVYHHASRTPGRFAHDVENSVVLMQRIGTAMRPDEHMLASLDGYRLCIGPSLVTWMELPEERQQRFSEEFGGAAFDRAACQAMLHREPLWLDGWLLLAARQEAGGELAAAIDTLNRCLRIMPSPKVYGQLLQLARNANLGEEMLVHLEAERVGRDLAVAKIRVQQARRAAYARGDAALAQLLGDWLLQYAA, from the coding sequence ATGCACGATAGCAACTGCATTTCGGTGATCATTCCTGTCTGGAATCTCTGGGATATGACAGAAGCCTGCCTGCGTTCGCTGGCGGCGCATTCAGCGGGCGAAAACATGCAGGTTGTGGTGGTGGATAACCATTCTACCGATGCAACAGCCGCTGAGCTTGCCCCCTTGGGCGAATCACTCTTTGGCACGTCGTTCAAGGCTGTGCGCATGGACGAAAACGTGGGTTTTGCCAGAGGCTGCAATGCCGGTGCGCGTGCGGCCGATGGCGAGCTGCTGTTTTTTTTGAATAACGATACCACGCTTACCCCGCACTGGCTGCCACCCCTGCGTGAAGCCATGACCGACCCCAGGGTTGGCGCTGTGGGGCCGCTGCTTCTCTACCCGGACGGCACTGTGCAGCACTGCGGCATATATGTGACCCCCTTCAATACCGTGGGGCATCTGTATGAGAACCTGCCTGGCACATTTGCCGCAGCGCGCAAAAATCATCCTCTGCAAGCCATCACCGGTGCGGCCATCTTGCTGCGCAAAACAGATTTTGAGGATTGTGGGGCCTTTCATGAAGCCTACCACAACGGCTTCGAAGACATTGACCTCTGCTTTACCCTGCGTGCTCGGGGGCAGAAGCTGCGTGTGGAAGGGCGCAGCGTGGTCTACCACCACGCAAGCCGCACACCGGGGCGCTTTGCGCACGATGTGGAGAACAGCGTTGTGCTCATGCAGCGCATCGGCACTGCCATGCGGCCAGATGAGCACATGCTGGCGAGTCTTGACGGTTACCGGTTGTGCATCGGGCCTTCGCTGGTGACGTGGATGGAACTGCCTGAAGAACGCCAGCAGCGCTTTAGTGAGGAGTTTGGAGGTGCGGCCTTTGACCGTGCAGCATGCCAGGCCATGCTTCACAGAGAGCCCCTTTGGCTAGACGGCTGGCTGTTGCTGGCCGCACGTCAGGAGGCCGGTGGAGAACTGGCGGCAGCCATTGATACGCTGAACCGTTGCCTGCGCATTATGCCATCCCCAAAGGTTTATGGGCAGTTGTTGCAACTCGCCAGAAACGCGAACCTTGGGGAAGAAATGCTCGTCCATCTTGAAGCAGAGCGCGTGGGGCGGGATCTGGCGGTGGCAAAAATCCGCGTGCAACAGGCGCGCAGGGCTGCATATGCGCGCGGCGACGCCGCTCTGGCCCAGCTGCTTGGCGACTGGCTCCTTCAGTACGCGGCCTGA